Proteins from a genomic interval of Candidatus Babela massiliensis:
- a CDS encoding DNA polymerase III subunit delta', which produces MNKLYPAYLFIGAEKEINEYIDTFLKSILCKNNKCNTCLDCKNIEKKQHALIRFLQPEGQYTISQLDIIFKTIIFKLNIDQDFFFIINKADLLNVYCANSLLKSLEEPPQGYHFILISSTKDNILPTIASRCIIKEFRNYNSENNILLESFINLNINNNDIIKKIESTKISEHEIPLLIDQLYQYWSDILKKSETENITQKLIIANKALNILDHSKEYYPMPGSAKIFIRNLMLQFLSILN; this is translated from the coding sequence ATGAATAAACTATATCCTGCTTACCTATTTATAGGAGCTGAAAAAGAAATCAACGAATATATAGATACTTTTCTTAAATCTATTTTATGTAAAAATAATAAATGTAATACTTGCCTTGATTGCAAAAATATAGAAAAAAAACAACATGCTCTAATAAGATTTTTGCAGCCTGAAGGACAATATACCATATCTCAGTTAGATATAATTTTTAAAACTATTATTTTTAAATTAAATATAGATCAAGATTTTTTCTTTATTATAAACAAAGCAGATCTTCTTAATGTTTATTGTGCAAATAGTTTACTCAAATCACTTGAAGAGCCTCCGCAGGGATATCACTTTATTCTAATAAGTTCAACCAAAGATAATATACTACCTACTATAGCTTCTCGATGTATAATTAAAGAATTTAGAAATTATAACTCAGAGAACAATATTTTGCTTGAGTCCTTTATTAATCTCAATATTAATAATAATGATATTATTAAAAAAATTGAAAGCACAAAAATTTCGGAGCATGAAATTCCGCTTTTAATCGATCAATTATATCAATATTGGTCAGATATATTAAAAAAATCTGAAACTGAAAATATCACACAGAAATTAATAATTGCAAACAAAGCACTTAATATTCTTGATCATAGTAAAGAATACTATCCAATGCCAGGAAGTGCTAAAATATTTATCAGGAACTTAATGCTACAATTTTTATCTATACTGAACTAA
- a CDS encoding HAD-IA family hydrolase — MKFKTILCCMLINSFALSKVIIWDFGGITFNPNKWGVAMNIGIHHFIFYAMVDFQNPNIQKMLFEFLEEIKRESGKDKYLSAGTAEGMPLPPIMCDWQSGKISGPEIIKKAKENIKELERLGYFRSNREKILVEKTISAMFDPKTLANNVYPVKQGIDLLKECAFAKNPDGSRKNLNIAFSNWDPLSFDIFYKLNKDSFKYFDEIVVSGHIGLIKPDKDSYEYVLRKYNLNPKDCILIDDQEVNAQGAKKCGIQTILLKKWNYKDLRLKLKMQGAL; from the coding sequence ATGAAATTTAAAACAATCTTATGCTGTATGTTAATTAATTCTTTTGCTCTTTCCAAAGTTATAATATGGGATTTTGGAGGTATAACATTTAATCCAAACAAATGGGGCGTTGCTATGAATATAGGCATACATCACTTTATATTTTATGCCATGGTTGATTTTCAAAATCCCAATATACAAAAAATGTTATTTGAGTTTTTAGAAGAAATTAAAAGAGAATCTGGTAAAGATAAATATTTATCTGCAGGTACTGCCGAAGGTATGCCATTGCCTCCTATTATGTGCGATTGGCAATCGGGAAAAATTAGTGGGCCAGAAATAATTAAAAAAGCAAAAGAAAACATAAAAGAATTAGAAAGATTAGGTTACTTTAGAAGCAACCGTGAAAAAATATTAGTAGAAAAAACCATAAGCGCTATGTTTGATCCTAAAACACTTGCTAACAATGTATATCCTGTAAAACAGGGCATAGATTTGCTTAAAGAATGCGCTTTTGCTAAAAATCCTGATGGTTCTAGAAAAAATTTAAATATAGCCTTCTCAAATTGGGATCCCTTATCATTTGATATATTCTATAAATTAAATAAAGATTCATTTAAGTATTTTGATGAAATTGTCGTCTCCGGTCATATAGGTCTAATAAAGCCAGATAAAGACTCTTACGAATATGTATTAAGAAAATACAATTTAAACCCTAAAGATTGTATACTTATAGATGATCAAGAAGTTAATGCCCAAGGCGCTAAAAAATGTGGAATACAGACCATTTTACTAAAAAAATGGAATTATAAAGATCTTAGATTAAAACTAAAAATGCAAGGCGCCTTATAA
- a CDS encoding RING finger domain-containing protein — MINNRLLTGLLSISLITHTVICSNLNDTQAKNYIQNLIDTLFLPNNHSGKYERDLKNFANNVTRKILNRIGKYENYYSFSKVYNSDRIYQELINESIDFIEKSSIDCAKDEIGKFYVSNRFNERDIINSISKKIRREIYDLVNKSTFLDQGIFTNYYGVQLVNKVHELIAKEIRVSVKPTTTYSTPDCPICFEDFQDNSIKRVFLKCGHNLCNLCLKNWSKQKGSKTTCPICRAIVNINDFINEL; from the coding sequence ATGATAAATAATAGATTATTAACTGGATTATTAAGCATAAGTTTAATTACACACACTGTTATCTGTTCTAATCTTAACGATACTCAGGCAAAAAATTACATACAAAACCTAATTGATACATTATTTTTACCAAACAACCATTCAGGAAAATATGAAAGAGATCTAAAAAATTTTGCAAATAACGTAACAAGAAAAATCTTGAATAGAATAGGTAAATACGAAAATTATTACAGTTTCTCTAAAGTATATAATAGCGATCGAATTTATCAGGAATTAATAAACGAATCTATAGACTTTATTGAAAAGAGCAGTATAGATTGCGCTAAAGATGAAATTGGGAAATTTTATGTATCAAATAGATTTAACGAAAGAGATATAATTAATAGTATCTCAAAGAAAATACGACGTGAAATATATGATTTAGTTAACAAATCAACATTTTTAGATCAAGGTATCTTTACTAATTATTATGGAGTTCAATTAGTTAATAAAGTACATGAATTAATTGCCAAAGAAATAAGAGTATCTGTAAAACCTACTACTACTTACTCTACTCCAGACTGTCCAATTTGCTTTGAAGATTTTCAAGATAATTCTATCAAAAGAGTATTTTTAAAGTGCGGACATAATTTATGTAATTTATGTCTAAAAAATTGGAGTAAGCAAAAAGGATCAAAAACAACCTGTCCTATTTGTAGAGCAATTGTTAATATTAATGATTTTATAAACGAATTATAA
- a CDS encoding AMP-binding protein, with translation MIEKLRYEKLYDSLNQDNKLIHVGLLLERAFKNWPENIAVIADDQSITYQELYYQANLFAKKLLGLGIKKGDRVIILYPNSIDFYIAYFGLWVIGAIAIPLNTFLIEKEVLKIIEDAEPHCLIIPNDFLDKFKELNNLDIAIVSRVFEKDILSIDNVITPANRDIEDIAAILYTSGTTGFPKGVMLTSKNIIINAIQGISRFESSYKDRIFCPLPLFHALPQNTCVWATTIMGATAITISRIDRHAILNGLKHNPTVIMAVPAIYGLFCKMKSIDFGYIRYFFSGGDVLSDKIRGYFELIYRRKLCNGYGLTETSPFISVDIDDYTQSTNNIGYLFFGLECQIRDSNMNILDKNQVGILWLKGDNIMKGYYNLPELTQEVLKDGWFNTGDLAYINQDGKIVLSGREKDLIKSKGIKIYPQEIENILLTHDKVIQAAVIGKKSSDMDEEYPVAYIASHTPDQEKLKKELSELARKNLAAYKLPKNFIIKRELPLTSTGKVDKKRLKSEL, from the coding sequence ATGATTGAGAAATTAAGATATGAAAAGTTATATGATTCTTTAAATCAAGATAATAAATTAATTCATGTTGGATTGTTACTTGAAAGAGCATTCAAAAATTGGCCTGAAAATATTGCTGTAATAGCTGATGATCAAAGTATAACCTATCAAGAACTGTATTATCAAGCAAATTTATTTGCAAAAAAACTTTTAGGCTTAGGAATAAAGAAAGGTGATCGTGTAATTATACTTTATCCTAATTCTATAGATTTTTATATAGCTTATTTTGGATTATGGGTTATAGGTGCTATAGCAATTCCACTTAATACCTTTTTAATAGAAAAAGAAGTTTTGAAAATTATAGAGGATGCAGAACCTCATTGTTTAATTATACCTAATGATTTTTTAGATAAATTTAAAGAACTTAATAATTTAGATATTGCGATAGTTTCTCGTGTCTTTGAAAAAGATATATTGAGTATTGATAATGTTATAACTCCAGCCAATAGAGATATTGAAGATATTGCAGCGATTTTATATACATCAGGAACCACCGGATTTCCTAAAGGTGTTATGTTAACTTCCAAAAATATTATTATCAATGCTATACAGGGGATATCACGATTTGAAAGCTCTTATAAAGACCGTATATTTTGTCCATTGCCGTTATTTCATGCGTTACCGCAAAATACTTGTGTTTGGGCCACTACTATTATGGGAGCTACAGCAATTACTATTTCTAGGATAGACCGTCATGCTATTTTAAATGGTCTTAAACATAATCCTACTGTTATAATGGCAGTACCCGCTATTTATGGACTTTTTTGTAAAATGAAAAGTATAGATTTTGGTTATATTAGATATTTTTTTTCAGGCGGCGATGTCTTATCAGATAAAATTAGGGGATACTTTGAGTTAATTTATAGACGTAAATTATGTAATGGTTATGGGCTTACCGAGACTTCTCCATTTATCTCAGTTGATATAGATGATTACACCCAATCGACAAATAATATAGGATATCTGTTTTTTGGGCTTGAATGTCAAATAAGAGATAGTAATATGAATATACTTGATAAAAATCAAGTAGGAATACTTTGGCTTAAGGGAGATAATATAATGAAAGGTTATTATAATTTACCTGAGCTTACTCAAGAAGTATTAAAAGATGGGTGGTTTAATACAGGAGATCTTGCTTATATAAATCAAGATGGAAAGATAGTTTTATCTGGTCGAGAAAAAGATTTAATAAAAAGCAAAGGCATAAAGATATATCCTCAAGAGATTGAAAATATATTACTTACACATGATAAAGTAATTCAAGCTGCTGTTATAGGTAAAAAAAGTTCTGATATGGATGAAGAATATCCGGTTGCTTATATTGCAAGTCATACTCCTGATCAAGAAAAATTAAAAAAAGAATTGTCAGAACTTGCAAGAAAAAATTTAGCTGCTTATAAATTGCCTAAAAATTTTATAATCAAAAGAGAGTTGCCTTTAACTTCAACAGGAAAGGTTGATAAAAAAAGATTGAAGAGTGAATTGTAA
- the tmk gene encoding dTMP kinase, producing MNLGKNFKGFLIAIEGIDGCGKSSLSENLISELNNLGFETVKTKEPGATPLGQYLRDILQNRTFDIDDKAEFLLFAADRAQHMHQVVIPALQSNKIVISDRMADSSVAYQGYARGLNIDIINKINDWATNSIKPDLTIYLKIDYQTAISRVKHRYNKNEQELTHFEKEKEEFFKKVITGFDNIFKIKDKDKVLIIDGTQNQNTIILQTLEHILDKIKIKKKLNE from the coding sequence ATGAATTTAGGAAAAAATTTTAAAGGATTTTTAATTGCGATTGAAGGCATAGACGGTTGCGGCAAAAGCTCTTTGTCAGAAAATTTAATTTCAGAACTTAATAATTTAGGATTCGAGACAGTAAAAACCAAAGAACCTGGAGCAACCCCATTAGGACAATATTTAAGAGATATACTTCAAAATAGAACTTTTGATATAGATGATAAAGCGGAATTTTTATTATTTGCTGCTGATAGAGCTCAACATATGCATCAAGTAGTTATTCCTGCTCTACAATCTAATAAAATAGTTATATCAGACCGTATGGCAGATTCATCCGTTGCTTATCAAGGTTATGCTCGAGGCCTTAATATCGATATTATTAATAAAATTAATGATTGGGCCACTAATTCAATAAAGCCAGATTTAACAATATATTTAAAAATAGATTACCAAACAGCTATATCCAGGGTTAAACATCGATATAATAAAAATGAACAAGAATTAACTCATTTTGAAAAAGAAAAAGAAGAATTCTTTAAGAAAGTAATTACCGGATTTGATAATATATTTAAAATTAAAGATAAAGACAAAGTACTAATTATAGATGGTACCCAAAATCAGAATACAATCATACTACAAACATTAGAACATATATTAGATAAAATAAAAATTAAAAAAAAGCTTAATGAATAA
- a CDS encoding MC/SLC25 family protein, with the protein MNKRLNYQIKLTVYIMILVSLNYVNTMQQEKANQESHLKTFLKDIVVGSLTGISEVTVNQPLVGIKNALQQSQSIEPKKLYKGYCVNAISMAPITAIQVCANSIFQRILSNGKDLSIKDKILSAFLAGAISSLVSSPSELIMIKQQNYGKNFYQTLKNLLKEKKIRSLTRGIVPTAFRDGGFSTGYLALSQIISKELEKVTDHQNKLLGGVLAGILSAIVTQPFDTIKTQMQAHDQNLTTTLRTYDQEGFKTLFKGLIPRTTRVMMAIPLMSIISNKLSNSNIIKLFEK; encoded by the coding sequence ATGAATAAAAGATTAAATTACCAAATAAAATTGACAGTATATATCATGATTTTAGTATCTTTGAATTATGTAAATACTATGCAACAAGAAAAAGCCAATCAAGAATCCCATCTAAAAACTTTTTTAAAAGATATAGTAGTAGGTAGCTTAACAGGAATAAGTGAGGTAACAGTAAATCAACCTCTTGTTGGTATAAAAAATGCTTTACAGCAAAGTCAATCTATAGAACCTAAAAAATTATATAAAGGATATTGTGTAAACGCAATAAGTATGGCTCCTATAACAGCAATACAGGTTTGTGCAAACAGTATTTTCCAAAGAATTTTATCAAATGGCAAAGATTTATCTATTAAAGATAAGATATTATCCGCTTTTTTAGCAGGAGCTATATCTTCTTTAGTAAGTAGTCCTAGTGAACTTATAATGATAAAGCAACAAAACTATGGTAAAAATTTTTATCAAACTCTTAAGAATTTATTAAAAGAAAAAAAGATAAGATCCTTAACAAGGGGTATAGTTCCTACAGCTTTTAGAGATGGAGGATTTAGCACAGGATACTTAGCATTAAGCCAAATAATAAGCAAAGAACTTGAAAAAGTAACTGATCATCAAAATAAATTATTAGGAGGAGTATTAGCAGGAATATTATCTGCAATAGTTACTCAACCCTTTGATACAATAAAGACACAAATGCAAGCTCATGATCAAAATTTAACAACTACTTTAAGAACTTATGATCAAGAAGGTTTTAAAACTTTATTTAAAGGCCTTATACCTAGAACAACAAGAGTTATGATGGCTATTCCTTTAATGAGTATTATTTCTAATAAACTCAGCAATAGCAATATTATTAAACTATTTGAAAAATAA
- the uvrA gene encoding excinuclease ABC subunit UvrA, producing MSVSKKKYIKVIGAKEHNLKDITVNIPKDSLTVITGPSGSGKSSLALDVLYNEGKRRYIESLSSYARQFLGLPKKAEVDSIEGLCPSIAIDQKTVGHNPRSTVGTITEIYDYMRVLFARIGRIYCPDCSMEIKSQSAENISKSIIELFRDKKITIAAPVARYKKGTFFNELEKLFNLGYYRFIIDDKKYSFKSLEEIKKLKLKKTERHNIDLLIDILEVKSEELSRIRESIDKAFELSNNLAKIIFQETEYLYSADRICLSCNSSFPELEPRLFSFNSPIGACKSCNGLGQYYYNDFEHEEHLENICKECNGKRLNKLALSVFVAGKNIYDLSKLSIINLFDFFNKLNLPKSELDVAKSLIKEIKSRISFLSDVGLQYLSLNRTANTLSGGEGQRIRLATQIGSYLSGVLYILDEPSIGLHQRDNDRLIKTLHKLRDLGNTLVVVEHDSDTMLNSDYIIDMGPEAGTLGGNIVAQGTVKEILNNAKSLTGAYLSGRKNIEVPQNLRQTKCFINFENAETNNLKNINVDFPLNVFCGISGVSGSGKSTLIMQELVPELNKILKDRLIGSKKIKNWPNIIKEVDNLIVITQAPIGRSSRSNPATYLGIFDEIRKLYAGLPESNIRGYKVGQFSFNVDKGRCSKCLGEGILVISMHFLSDVIIECDQCHGSRYSKETLDIKFKQKNISQVLDMTAREALEFFQAHASIAKRLKLLCDVGLDYIKLGQSSTTLSGGEAQRIKLANELSKRGSKTVYILDEPTTGLHSSDIEKLLKVLQALVDKGNTVIVIEHNLDVLKSVDYIIDLGKEGGDLGGDIVAKGTPRDISKVSDSYTGLYLKHLL from the coding sequence ATGAGTGTAAGTAAAAAGAAATATATAAAAGTTATTGGAGCAAAAGAGCACAATTTAAAAGATATAACGGTTAATATTCCTAAGGATTCATTAACTGTTATTACTGGACCTTCAGGTTCTGGGAAAAGTTCTCTTGCGCTTGATGTCCTTTATAATGAAGGTAAGCGTAGATATATAGAGTCTTTATCATCTTATGCAAGACAATTCTTAGGATTGCCTAAAAAAGCAGAGGTAGATAGTATAGAAGGTTTATGCCCTTCAATTGCTATAGATCAAAAAACCGTTGGACATAATCCACGTTCAACTGTAGGAACTATAACGGAAATTTATGATTATATGAGAGTTTTATTTGCTCGTATAGGACGTATTTATTGTCCTGATTGTTCTATGGAAATAAAATCTCAAAGTGCTGAAAATATATCAAAGAGTATTATTGAATTATTTAGAGATAAAAAGATAACTATAGCAGCTCCTGTTGCTAGATATAAAAAGGGTACTTTTTTTAATGAATTAGAAAAGTTATTTAATTTAGGTTACTATAGATTTATTATAGATGACAAAAAATATAGCTTTAAGTCTCTTGAAGAGATTAAAAAATTGAAATTAAAGAAGACTGAGCGGCATAATATAGATTTATTGATAGATATTTTAGAAGTAAAATCAGAAGAATTATCTAGAATAAGAGAATCTATTGATAAGGCTTTTGAACTTTCTAATAATCTTGCAAAAATTATTTTTCAAGAAACAGAATATCTCTATTCAGCAGACAGAATTTGTTTAAGTTGTAATTCTTCATTTCCTGAATTAGAGCCTAGGTTATTTTCTTTTAATTCACCTATTGGTGCTTGTAAGAGCTGTAATGGACTAGGTCAATATTACTATAACGATTTTGAGCATGAAGAGCATTTAGAAAATATATGCAAAGAATGTAATGGTAAAAGATTGAATAAATTAGCTCTATCGGTATTTGTTGCAGGAAAGAATATATATGATCTTTCTAAGTTATCGATAATTAATTTATTTGACTTTTTTAATAAACTAAATTTACCAAAATCAGAATTAGATGTTGCTAAATCATTGATTAAAGAGATTAAATCGAGAATATCTTTTTTATCAGATGTAGGTCTTCAGTATCTTTCATTAAATAGAACCGCAAACACTTTATCAGGCGGAGAGGGACAAAGGATAAGATTAGCAACTCAAATAGGTTCTTACTTGAGTGGAGTTTTGTATATTCTTGATGAACCTAGTATAGGTCTTCATCAAAGAGATAATGATCGTCTTATAAAAACATTACATAAATTACGGGATTTGGGAAATACTTTAGTAGTAGTAGAGCATGATAGTGATACTATGTTAAATTCTGATTATATTATAGATATGGGACCTGAAGCAGGAACTTTAGGTGGTAATATTGTTGCTCAAGGTACCGTAAAAGAAATTTTAAATAATGCCAAATCTTTAACGGGAGCTTATTTAAGTGGTAGAAAAAATATAGAAGTTCCTCAAAATTTAAGACAAACTAAATGTTTTATTAATTTTGAAAATGCTGAAACGAATAACTTAAAAAATATAAATGTAGATTTCCCCTTAAACGTTTTTTGTGGTATTTCCGGTGTTTCAGGATCTGGAAAAAGTACATTGATTATGCAAGAGCTAGTGCCGGAATTGAACAAAATTTTGAAAGATCGATTAATTGGCTCTAAAAAGATTAAAAATTGGCCAAATATTATAAAAGAAGTTGATAATTTAATAGTTATAACGCAAGCGCCTATAGGTAGATCTTCTCGTTCAAACCCAGCAACCTATTTAGGTATATTTGATGAGATAAGAAAGCTTTATGCGGGTTTACCTGAAAGTAACATAAGAGGGTATAAAGTTGGTCAATTCAGTTTTAACGTTGATAAGGGTAGATGTTCAAAGTGTTTAGGTGAAGGTATATTAGTCATATCTATGCACTTTTTATCCGATGTTATTATAGAGTGTGATCAATGCCATGGTAGTCGCTATAGTAAAGAGACTCTTGATATAAAGTTTAAGCAAAAAAATATATCGCAAGTTCTTGATATGACGGCTCGTGAAGCACTAGAATTTTTTCAAGCCCATGCATCGATTGCTAAACGATTAAAGTTGCTATGTGATGTGGGTCTTGATTATATTAAATTAGGACAGTCTTCTACTACTTTATCAGGAGGAGAAGCTCAACGTATTAAATTAGCAAATGAATTATCAAAAAGAGGATCAAAAACCGTTTATATTCTTGATGAACCTACAACCGGGTTACATTCAAGTGATATCGAAAAATTATTAAAAGTTTTACAAGCCCTTGTTGATAAAGGTAATACAGTTATTGTTATTGAGCATAATTTAGATGTATTAAAATCTGTAGATTATATTATAGATTTAGGTAAAGAGGGCGGAGATTTAGGCGGTGATATAGTTGCCAAAGGTACTCCTAGGGATATCTCTAAGGTATCTGATAGTTATACGGGTTTGTATTTGAAACACTTATTATAA